The genomic stretch CCGGGACATAATAGCTATAACTGATACTCCCGACATTGTGCGCGTTGGTTTATTTTGCAGAATTTTTAGTTTAGGAATATCTTTATTAGCAGCATGCATTAGTATTTCTGTATCAGTTGGCGGCCTTTTTAAACCATATTTTTTACATAATTGATTTTTTAATTTAGATAGCTTATTCTTGTCTGGTTTTTCTTTTTTCAGGATACAAAATAGTTCATTATAATAATCTAGGGGCATACAGCCTATATACGCAGTTTTATTTATAAATCTTGGTGTTAGGCAGACCTTTTTGTATTTTTTCGGCAAGTGGATTTACTTAATCAATTTTTCAAGTTCATCAACTTGTTGAGCAACATAATCAAACCCCTGCTGCCAGAATTTTTCAGATGCAGGATTAATCCCGAGTTCATGAAGAATCTTTATTGGGGGCATTGAACCCCCCTGAGATAACATTCGGATATATTTAGGAATAAATGATTTTCCTTCTTTCTTGTACATTTCATAAAGCGCAAATACCATTAAATTTCCAAAGGCATATGCATAACAATAGAATGGAGAAAAGAAAATATGCGGGACGTATAACCATTCATATTTAAAGTCTTTTGGTACATTTACAGCATTTCCAAATTGCTCTTTTAAGTTTTTTAAATAAATTTCGCATAATTCTTTAACAGTGGCGCCGTTGGCAACTGCTTCATGCGCATCTTTCTCAAAAATTGTAAAAAATATTTGTCTTGCGATAGTTGCATATATATCGTCTAATTTTGAACATAACATATGGATTTTTATAGATCTATTTGTTTCATGTTCAATTAAACTTTCGCTTAATAACATTTCTCCAAAAACTGATGCAGTTTCAGCAAGAGGTAAAACTGGATGAAATGCAAATATGTTCTGTGAAGATGCCAGCATTGAATGCGCTGCATGTCCTAATTCATGGGCAAGTGTTGCTACGTCTCTTGCAGTGCCAGTATAATTCATTAAAACATAGGGCGTATCCTTTGGTCTTATGCTTGCACAAAATGCGCCGCTTTTTTTTGTAAGTCTTAATTCAGAGTCCAGATGTTTTTCATCAAGGACTTTTCTAATTAATTTTTCAATTTCAGGGCTAAACTTTTTGTAAGAGTCAAGAGTAAGGATTACTGCCTCATCAAACCCGTACTTACGCTCAGCTTTTCCGGCAGGAGCATAGAGATGGTACCTGTTCATTTTTTTAAGTTTCATTAATTTTGCCTTCAACTTAAAATATTTTTGGAAAATAGTTACATTTTTTTTACAAACTTTTAATAATGTATCAATTATATTATCTGGAAGGTCATTTGAAATATTTCTAACAGTTAAGGGGGATTTATAACCTCTTAAAGTGATGCACTCGTTTTTGTAATCTCTTATAACGGTTTGATAAATATATCCTAACTCAGAATCATATTCTTTGTATTTTTCAAGCAATAGTTTATACGCAAGTTCTCTCTTTTTAGGATTTTTATTTCTAACATATATACTCAATTCACTTTCAGTCTGATTTTTACCTTCGAATCTATACTTGAATCCTGTTTTCAGCATTTCATACAGGTCCACAAGAGTACCTGAACCAGTTGAGTCTTTAATGTTAATTATTTTTTCTTCCGCCTCAGTTAATGTATATGGTTTTAACTGCCGGCTTAATTTTAAATAATATCTGTATTCCTCTGCATTCTTCATTAACCTTTTTGCATTCTTTGTATCTAGATCTTTCCACCACAATGAAAAGAAAATTAATTTATTGTCAAACCCAGTTAAAATATCATCAATCTTGGATTCTAATGCTTTTGCTTCTTGAGATTTAACGTCAGCAGACGTCCATAAACTAGGAAATTGAGAAACTAACGAAGAATTTTCTTTAATTTCTTCTATTAATTTGATAATTGAGATAAAATCTTTTTCACTGAGAAAGGGGTTTAATTTTTTTTTATAAGTTTCTACTTTTTTAACTAATAATCTGGTTTTATTAAGTATTTTATCAATATCTTTAGGATTTTTAATTAAATCTTTCAAATTCCATTTAATTGATTGGTACATTTCTCATCACCTTTATCTGCACAATTAAAAATAGGATATATATTCCAACCAATAAAAATCCATGTTTTTTTGTAATTTCTTTATAATTAGTAAACAAGAGTATCAGCGCAGTTGTAAACAGCAATACCCCTCCTCCTATCAAGAAAGTTGTTATATCAAATATAATTGGGGCCATTGTTGCGCCTATTCCCAAAACTAAAAAATAATTAATCACTATTCCTCCAATTAAATTTCCTATCCCTATTTCAGTAACTCCTTCTAATACCGATTTTATCCCTACAATTAATTCAGGTGTTGTAGTTCCAAGCGCAACTAAAATTAAGCCTATGGAATAGTTTGGCACATTAAGTTTTGTTGCAATTTCACTTGCGGCGTATACCAGCCATCGCGCGCTCAATAATAATGCAGTTAACGTCCCGCCGAAAACAACAATATCTTTCCATATATTTTTAAATTTTACGCTCTCCTTTATTTTTCCAGTTTTGCCTTCTTTTAGTATCATTACAATTAAATAACCTGTCACTCCAATTAATAGTATTATTCCGTCAATTCTGGAATATTTTCCGTCTATTCCCAGGCCAACAGCAAATACCATCATTGCTAAAATGATAGCAACGGTTTTTTGTATAGATTTGTCAAATTTTAGCTTGCCTCCGATTATTGCCATCAATCCAATAATTAAGGACATATTCAGGATGCATGCCCCAACAACGCTCCCTAATACTAAATCGCCTTTACCTGCAAGTGAAGCAAAAATTGAAGTGCTAATATCTGGGAAAGCTGTGCCTATTGACACGACAACAAAACCTATTAAATAATCCGAAATTCCAGTTTGTTTTGCATAATGCGATATTGCAGTAACCGCGTAGTTTGCTGACTGGACGATTACAAACATTGCAATTGCGGCAATAATAAACAGCCTTATTAATATGCTTGTTTCGGAAAAACTGCTCGTTATAAACTCTAAAAGCAATAGAAAAATCAAAGTGCTTCCTGCAATGTACCAGCTTAATCCCCAACTGTTTTCTTTTTCTAAATTATGCGCCATTTTTTATTATATTATGTTTAGTTGAGTGTTTTCTCATTATTAACTTTATTATTTCAGCAAGCACTAATACTGATGATGATGCTAAAGTAATAAATATCCAATCATTAAAAGTTAATTTTACAACTTTAAATAATTTAGCCATAATTGGTATATAAATTATTGCTAATTGCAAACTTATTGAACATATTATAGCGACCCATAACCAACGATTTGAAAAAATTCCTTTTTTAAAGATAGATTCATTTTCTGATGTTGAATTAAGAACATTAAACATTTGGAGCATCATTAAAGTAGTAAATGCCATAGTTTGGGCATATTTTGCGTTGATTGAAGGGTTTGATTTATTGAATATTGTTAATGTAATTATCATCATCAACAATGCAATTGATGTCATTGTAATGATGTTGTATGTTGTCATAAGATGTTCATTTTTAGATCTTGGTTTTTTTTCCATAATATTTGAATCTGGCTCATCAATCCCCAGCGCAAGCGCAGGCAGTCCGTCCGTAAGCAAATTAATCCATAAAATTTGCACTGCCACTAACGGCACAATTATCCTGCCTGTTTCGTCATAAAACCCGATAATCATTGCTAAAAATATTGTTAAGACTTCTCCCAGATTGGAAGAAACAAGATAAAATACAAACTTTTTGATATTATTATAGATGCCCCGCCCTTCTTCCACAGCATTTACAATTGAATTAAAATTGTCATCTGTCAATATCATCTCCGAGGCTTCTTTTGCAACATCTGTGCCTGCAATTCCCATTGCAATGCCTATTTCTGCGCGTTTCAATGCCGGAGCATCATTTACGCCATCCCCTGTCATCGCAACTACATGTCCGTGTGTTTGTAAAGCTTTTACGATTCTAAATTTATGTTCGGGGTTAACTCTGGCATACACCCCTATGTGTTCAACTTCTTTTTCAAGATTTGCAGTATTTTCTAAATCCATGCCGGTTACAGCTTTGCCTTCAATATTGAGTTCTCTTGCTATTGCAATTGCCGTATCTATGTGGTCCCCCGTGATCATTACAACTTTTATACCTGCTTTTTTGCATTTTTCGATTGCAATTTTTACTTCTTCACGCGGGGGATCAATCATTGCCTGCAATCCTATAAAAATTAAATCTTCTTCATTATAGTTTCCATTTACTTCTTTAAATGCGAACCCTAATACACGCAAAGCCTTATTTGCAAAATGTTTGTTATGTTTTTCAATATTAAGCCTGTCATCACCTGTTAGTTTTCTAATATCTCCATTGACCATTATTCTTGAACACTTGTTAACCACATTTTCAGGTGCGCCTTTTGTGTACATTATATCTTTGCCATTTTCTTTATGGGTGGTGCTCATCATTTTTCTTTCAGAGTCAAATGGAATTTCACTTATGCGGGCATATTTCTTGTCTAACTTGCTTTTTATAATGCCTGCTTTTGCGGCAGAAACAATTAATGCACCTTCAGTGGGGTCTCCTAGCACTCCCCCGTTTAATATTGCGTCATTGCACAAAACTCCGCATTTAAGCAATAATTTAAAATTTTCAGGGTTTGACGAAAACTTTCCGTCTTGATCATACCCTATGCCTGTTACATCTATTTCTTCATTATTCGCATATATTTTTTGCACAGTCATTTCATTTTTAGTTAATGTGCCTGTTTTGTCTGAACAAATCACAGTGGTTGAACCCAAAGTTTCTACAGAAGGAAGTTTTCTGATTAAGACATTTTTTTTAATCATTCTTTGCACACCCAGCGCTAAAGAAATCGTTACGACTGCTGCAAGCCCTTCCGGTACAGCTGCAACTGCTAAAGCAATAGCTGTTATAAACATTTCTTCTAATGGCGTGCCTTTTAAAACACCTATAATAAATACAATAGCTACGACTGCGAGTACCAATATCCCCATCCATTTCCCTAATTGTTTAAGTTTATCTTGAAGAGGGGTTCGAGTTATTTCCTGGTTCTCAATCAATTGCGCAATTTTACCGATTTGTGTGGATTTTCCCGTTGCGCAAACAATTGCTTTTCCTCTACCCCTAGTAAGTATTGTTCCTGAAAATATCATATTTTTCTGGTCTGCGATTTCCAGATCAGTTTTTAGCATTTCACTTATTTTTTTAACGGGTGTTGATTCTCCAGTTAAAGTGCCTTCTTGAGCTTCGAGCGAAATTGCTTCCATTATCCGTGAATCTGCAGGTATTTTTTCTCCGGTCTCAAGCAATATTACATCTCCGGGCACTAGTAATGAAGCATCTATTTTTGTAGCTATTCCTTCCCTTAATACATTAGCCTGCAATCCTGTTAATTTTTTTAATGCTTCAATTGACTTTTCAGCTTTGTATTCTTGAAAAAATCCGAGTATTGCGTTGAGTAATAATATTATTCCAATGACGGCTGCATCAACATAACTATCAAATTTGTCTGTCTGATTTTCATATAAAAAAGCTAGAATTAAAGAGATTAAAAATGCTCCGATTAAAATATAAACTATGAAGGAGTTAAATTGTGAAAGAAAGATTTTTAGCGGAGAGGTTTGTTTAGTTCTTTTAATCTCATTTTTGCCATAATGCGCTAATGCAATTTTTGCTCTTTTATTAGAAATACCTTCTGATGATGATTGAAATTTTTTATATAATGATTCAATATTAGATTGGTAGAATTTCAATATACTCCCCTCTCTTTATTCTTTTTTTCAAAATTTACTTGTTGTTGGATTAAGAATTCTAGCCCATGGCTGCGATTAGCAAAAACTCTATCATCTACTTTTTTATCAAGCCATTTCAGTAGCTCTTTATCAATAGTTATAGTGATCCGTTCTTTTGCCATTAATTACCTCTTTAAAAAAAGTTGCTAAAATACCAGGACATGGTCCTGGCAATGTTTAGCAATTTGGCGTATGTAATAGTTTGGCTTACAAGGCATCGAGCCCTGCACTGTTTCATACTACTACTTACTATTACATATAATTACATACTATTTAAATTTTTCCGTATTTCGGAATATATATTTTACCACAAGGATTAAATAAACCTTAAAATCCGTAAAACGGATGGTAAAATCAAAAGCACAGTTGGGGATAGAATTATTCAAACTCCGTGGATTTTCTAATCCGGATGTCAATCTTGAACAATATCAAACAGATTCCGAAATTGTTGCATCTATGCTTTGGAAGTGTTATATGGATAATAACATGACATCTGTTGCCGATTTAGGTTCCGGAACCGGAATTATAGGTTTGGGGGCAGCTTTACTTGAACCATATCAAATCATTTTAGTAGAAAAAGATTCAGGCGCTATTGAAATATGTAAACAAAATCAAGCTAAACTTGAAGAAAGGTATGGAGAGTTACCAATTGAGTATGTAAATTCTGATATTAAAGATTTTAATACGCAAGTTGACACAGTTATAATGAACCCACCTTTTGGTGTTCAAAATGAGCATGCTGACCGGGTTTTTCTTGAGCAGGCAATGAAAATTGCTAATAATATCTATTCATTACATAAAATTGAATCTAAGCAATTTATTGAAAAATTTGCTAAAGACAATAATTTTAGTGTCAAGGAAATTATTGAATTTGAATTTTCTCTTAAACCGACTATGAAATTTCACAAACAAAATGTTAAGAAAATTAAAGTTGGTTTTTGGTATTTAAAGCGCAAGCGCTATAATTAAAAAAGTTAGCAGAGTTTAATGAAACTAAGAATGATATTTTAAGCAAAAGCTTTGATTTTATTTATCTTAAAAAATACAATGCAATTGATACTAATTTTTAATTTAATTTTCTTATTAAGTTTATAAAGACTTTAATTTAAATTGTAGCTTAAACAAAGAATTTATATATTAAAAATATTCTTATTCTTAATATTCTCAATTATTAGGAGGTTATTAGTATGGCATTAAAAAAACAATTAAACACAGTCAAAGAAAATTGGTTAATCATTTTAGTATTAGCAGTTTTATTCTTCTTGCCAACAATTTTAAATATTGGCAATTATAATATGCTTGGAACAATCCAAGGCATACCGAATGATATTGGTTATGCAGTTGGAGAAAGCATGAATAAAATGGTTGGTTCTTCTTATCCTGGTTCTTATTATCCAATACTATCAGAAGATTTTAAACCTGAAATTGAAGATAGGGTTATTACAAAATCCGCAAACTTGAATACTGAAATTGAATTTGGCACATTTGAAATAAACGAACAAAAAGTGAGAGAAATTATTAAATCAAGCGGTTCATTCTTGCTGAATGAAAATATTAATAAGTATGAATTAGGGTGGAAAGAATATTATAATGGCTATTATCAAATCAAAATTGAATCTTCAAAGTTTGATGCAGTTGTTTCACAGTTAAAACAAATTGGCGAAGTTAAATCTTTCAATGAAAATACTGAAGATGTAACTGGAACATACACAGATCTAAAAACAGAACTTGATGCTGAGAAAGGCAGACTTCAAAGATATCAAGAGATGTATAATGAAGCTACAAAAATTGAAGATAAGATCAATATTAATGATAGAATCTATAACCAAGAACGTACTATTAAGTATCTTGAAGATGCTATTAACAACATTAACAAACGTGTTGAATATTCGTCAGTATACTTTTCAATGAATGAAGAGCGTTCAGAGTATGCAGACATTGCTCTAGTTAAATTATCAGCTCTAGCAAGACAATTAGTTGACAGTTTTAACAACTTACTTACGTTAGTATTCTGGGCAGTCCCTTACGCAGCAGCATTATTACTAATCTTCTGGGTAAAAAAACTCGTTAAAAGAAAGAAATAAACCTTTTTTATTTTTTATATACTTTCCAGAATAATTGTTTTTATAAACTAGATTTATCTTTTAATTTTGGGAATTTGAAAAATTATTGTAAAAAGAATAGTAACTTTTATAAATAAAACCCTAAATCTAACAACATATGGAAATCAGAGTAATAGAAGAATCAAAAAACAAGATAGTTTTTGAACTTAAAGGTGAAAATCATACATTTTGTAATGCATTAAAAGATATGCTATTGAATGAAAAAGAAGTAAGCATTGCAAGTTATAAAATTGAACACCCTTTAATTGGTGAACCTGAATTTATTATTGAAACTAAAGGTAAAGAACCAAAAAAAGTTCTTGAAATAGCCGCTAAAAATCTGCAGAAAGAACTTGCAAGTTTTAGAAAAGCTTTCTGATTTTAAACAACATTTTTAAACTTTAAATTCTTATTTCTTATTATGCATGAATTATTACAGTTGGCTAGGTCAGCTATAGAGTTTGAACTTAGTAACCAAAAGTTAACTATACCGGTTAGTTTCAAATCTTCATATAATCATGATTTTGGCGTATATGTGATTTTAAAAGAGAAAGGTGTAGAAAGAGGCGCATTTGGATTTCCTGAAACCTCTTTGCCGTTATGGAAATCTTTACCACAGGCAGCTAAAGCTGCTGCGTTCAATGATCCGCAATTCCCCCCTGTAACAGAAATGGAGCTAAGAAATTTGCAGATTGAAATATATTTGCTATCTAAACCAATACAATTTATAGGCTTGGGTTTTGAACTCGACGATGCTATTATGATTGTTAGTTACCAGGGCGAAGCGATACTTCTTCCTAATTTAGCTAAAACAAAAGAAGAAGTTTTAGAGTTATTGCATGAGAAATTAAATATTACCGATTTAAATTCTAATTATTATAAATTTAAGACTGAGATAATCAAATAATTACTGTCTTTCGGTGTAATTTACTATAAATATTAATTAGTAAAGAAAAATAAAAAAATAAAAAAGTTATGCCTTAGTTAAAAGACAAACTTGATCAATAACAAAATTAAAACAATTGTTAAAACAATAACCAATCCGCCTAACAATACCATATATCCTGTGGTGTCCTGTATTGTATCAAAGCTTTCCAATTCAGGAATAACTGTTACAGCTGGTGTTCTGCCAGTGATGTCCTCAAGACCGGTATTAGGTTCAACTACTACTACTTCTTCTTCAACTACTGGATTACATCCTTCAACATGCAGTACTGCGGTTTTAGAGTCTGTAAGTTCATTCCTATCATAGTAAGTTGTTATTTCAATGTCATAATCACCAGTTTTAACATCATTTAAAGGAATTAAAACCGTTTTTGTTTCATCGTCTCTTGAATCAAGTTCTATGTCGTAACCGCTCTTGTACAAGTTAAGTTCCGGCGCTTCTACTTTGAATGCAATTTCTTCTTCATTTTTATTACCTATGTTTAATAAGGTAAATTCTAATGAAGCTGAAGTTTTACAAACGGCAGTTTCAGGGGTTAATTCTAAGTCAGTAACTATTACTTCATGAGAGTCTTGCTCAACCTCTAAATCTACTTTGTATTTAAGACCCATTTTTGCACCATTTTCATCTTCACCAAAAAGTGTTAATGTTAAAACATAAGTGCCTTCTTCAACATCTGCTGGATTAATTAAAAATGTAATTGTTTCATCATCACTAACTTCTTCAGCGCCTAAATCACCAAAGTCTATGTCTTCGTCAACATCTAGATCATTATCATTAATTACAGCAGTAAATTCGATGTCTTCAATGTCAAGGTTTGCATTGTCACCATTGTCATACTTGTTTTCAACTCTAACCTGGATTTCAACTTCATCATTTGGTTTTATGTCTTTGATTTTTTCATCATTTGAAGTTATTTTTTCATTTTCACTTCCAACATAAACATAAAGTCTGTCAAATTGCAAGTTGTTTTCTGCTTCCATGTAGAAATTTGAAACAACATTAGCAACATCTGCATTTGTTGATGCAAGGGTTAATGTGCCCAATAAGTTTCTTCTATCTTCAGAGTCTGCCCTTGTTGGGAAGAATGAAGGTAAATTTTTAGGAACATAACCTTTAATCGTTACTGTAACTGATTGATCAGCAGCTAAAGTAATGCCATTAGGCGCATTTGTAAAGCTGATATCATAGGTATAGCTGTAAGCTGTATCCTTTAAAGCAGTTAATGTAACGCCAGTTATGTCTAAATCACCATTGTTAGTAATTGTGAATTGCCTTTCAGTGTAAACTGCTTTCCTGTCTAAATCGTCAGCTTCAGGGTTGCTTCTGTATTGGTTGCTTCCACCAAGTAAAACATCTTGTGTGATGCTTAAAGGTTGAAAATCAGATACAATAAGCACAAAATCTGTTGAATCTGTTAGATCGTCTAATGGGTTTGCTGGAGTTCCCATATCATCTATTACAGTATAAGTCATTGTATATGGACTATTTACTGCATCATTGTAATCAGGGGTCCAAGTAAATCTCCTGGTTGCCGTATTAAAAGTAGCACCCGCTGGTAAACCAGTTAAAGCATAAGTTGCAGTACCTATAATATTTGTTGCTGCCTCTAATTCTGAAGATATGGCTGTACCTTCATTTGCAGTTAATGCAACATTATTAAGGGTTATAGCACTTATACTAACACTTAAAAATATCATAGCCAAAGCCATGAATAAAATTGTTTTTAGCGCTTTCATTATAACATCCTCCGTTATCTATTATATTAATCTATAGATTACTACTTCAAAGTGGTGTCTCTTTTATAAAGTTTGTCATTTTATAGTATCTAATATAGAGTATTGTGTACTAATTAACAAAACATTTATAAACCCATATCGCCAAAACGAATATTAATAAAATATTTTCTGGCAAAAATGAGGTATAGAAAAATAGTCTAAAATACAATACCATGAATCAAGAAATGGAAGGAATAAAAATAAGAATTGCTGAAGTTAAACCTATTTTAACGACTTTGGAATGGGATATTAATAGGGATCAAATTAATCCAGGCAAATTATCTTATTATAAAGGATTAAAAGCAGAATATGACGGATTAATTGGTAAACTAAGAGAGCTGCAAAATGAGGATAACTGATAAATTAATCCACGAAGTTGTAAGTTCAGTGGCCGGAGAAGACACTGTCCCCTTAATATTTGCAATAAAAGATAAAAAAAACGTTTCAGAGTTTAAGATAGCTGAAATGCTGAAAGAGCAAATAAATATTACCCGAAATATGCTTTATAGGCTTCTTGATCAAAACCTTGTAAATTTCATCAGAAAAAAAGATAGGCAGAAAGGATGGTATATTTATTATTGGACATTTAATCCTAAAGAGATTAGATTTTTAACTATAAAATTACAGAAACAAAGATTGCATGGTTTAATTGAAAGATTAGAAAGAGAACAATCTGCGCAATTTTTTAATTGTCCCCAAGAATGCATCAGATTAGATTTTGAGAGGGCAATGAACTTTGAGTTCAAATGTCCTGAATGCGGTTCAATAATTGAACAGCATGATAATGCTAAAGATATTGAGGATATTAAGAAAAAAATTATCGAAGTTGAGGATTTCTTAAAAATAGAACTTGCGCCTCTCCCAGTGAAATCTGTAAAGGCTGAAAAAGAAAAAGTTTCTGCAAAGAAAGCTAAAATTAAAAAAGAAGCAAAATCCAAAACTATCAAAAAACCTAAAAAGAAAAAAGCCGTAAAAAAAGTTAAAAAAGCTAAAGTAACAAAAAAACCTGCAAAACCTAAAACAGTTAAAAAAGCAGTAAAAAAAGTTCTTAATAAATTAGCCGCAAAAATTGTTAAGAGATCCAACTGATCAAAAATCGTTTATTCCTTTTTAATAATAAAAACCTTGTCATTAACTCTTGCAATAAAATCAAGTCTGATGCCTGCATTTTTCCCTTTTTCGATTTTAGAGATTTGCCGGTTATTGATTTCCATTGATTTGATTATCTGTTCTTTAACTCCGGTTGTTGGGCCAATTACCATTAACCTGTCGCCAACGTTTAAAGATTCAGATTCAACATTAATTTCTGCAACATTCACTTTTTTAAAATAATTTTTTATTAATCCAATATATCTCTTTTTTTCAGTAGCTCCACTGCCATATAAATCTGTAAAATCTTTTGCAGTTGGTAATCCCATGTAAAAACCTGTTGAGAATTTTCTATTATAAACCGTTTTTAATTTAGTAATAAGTTTCTGTCTTGATTCATCACTCAATTTCTGCTGCGAATCCAGTTTATCTAGAGCTTCGCGGTAAACTTCAACAACGGTTTTCACATATTCAGGACTTCTGGAGCGCCCTTCTATTTTTAGCGCAGATATTCCTGCATTTTTTAGTCTGTCCAGAAATTCGACAGTGCAAAGATCTTTGGCAGACATTACATAGTTATTATCTATTTTTAACTCATCCCCTGTTTCAAAGTCTATAATTTTATAAGCTCTTCTGCATGGCTGCAGGCAATCGCCGCGATTTGCAGATTTACAAAACAAAAATTGTGACATGAAACATCTTCCAGATATTGCAACGCACATAGCCCCGTGTCCAAAACATTCGATTTTAACATATAATTTATCAGATTTAATCTTTTCAGAAATTTTTTTAATTTGTTTTAAGGATAGTTCGCGGGCAAGCACGATTCTTTTAACGCCTAAATCTGCATAAAATTTTACTGTTTCAAAATTAGCAACTGATGCCTGTGTTGATAAGTGTATTTCTAATCCTAATTCATTGCATAATCTAATTACAGCATGGTCCCAGCAGATTATAGCATTAACACCAGCGCTTTTAGCGCTTTTTAATATTTTACGAACTTTATCATGTTCATTTTCAAATATAATTGTGTTAACGGTTAAATAGGCTTTTACATTATTCGAATGGCAATACTTAACAATTTTTTTTAACTCATTTAATTCAAAACTTTTAGCATTTTTACGCATATTTAATTCTTTAACGCCGAAGTAAACACTATTGCAGCCTGCTTCAATTGCTGCAACAAGCATTTCTCTATTTCCGACTGGCGCCAAAAGTTCCATTATCTTCTTGAGAATATATCTACTTTTTAATGGTTATGGTGAATTTAATTATTCCAATGTAGTCATTATGTGTCCAA from Candidatus Woesearchaeota archaeon encodes the following:
- a CDS encoding U32 family peptidase codes for the protein MELLAPVGNREMLVAAIEAGCNSVYFGVKELNMRKNAKSFELNELKKIVKYCHSNNVKAYLTVNTIIFENEHDKVRKILKSAKSAGVNAIICWDHAVIRLCNELGLEIHLSTQASVANFETVKFYADLGVKRIVLARELSLKQIKKISEKIKSDKLYVKIECFGHGAMCVAISGRCFMSQFLFCKSANRGDCLQPCRRAYKIIDFETGDELKIDNNYVMSAKDLCTVEFLDRLKNAGISALKIEGRSRSPEYVKTVVEVYREALDKLDSQQKLSDESRQKLITKLKTVYNRKFSTGFYMGLPTAKDFTDLYGSGATEKKRYIGLIKNYFKKVNVAEINVESESLNVGDRLMVIGPTTGVKEQIIKSMEINNRQISKIEKGKNAGIRLDFIARVNDKVFIIKKE
- a CDS encoding putative Ig domain-containing protein, with protein sequence MKALKTILFMALAMIFLSVSISAITLNNVALTANEGTAISSELEAATNIIGTATYALTGLPAGATFNTATRRFTWTPDYNDAVNSPYTMTYTVIDDMGTPANPLDDLTDSTDFVLIVSDFQPLSITQDVLLGGSNQYRSNPEADDLDRKAVYTERQFTITNNGDLDITGVTLTALKDTAYSYTYDISFTNAPNGITLAADQSVTVTIKGYVPKNLPSFFPTRADSEDRRNLLGTLTLASTNADVANVVSNFYMEAENNLQFDRLYVYVGSENEKITSNDEKIKDIKPNDEVEIQVRVENKYDNGDNANLDIEDIEFTAVINDNDLDVDEDIDFGDLGAEEVSDDETITFLINPADVEEGTYVLTLTLFGEDENGAKMGLKYKVDLEVEQDSHEVIVTDLELTPETAVCKTSASLEFTLLNIGNKNEEEIAFKVEAPELNLYKSGYDIELDSRDDETKTVLIPLNDVKTGDYDIEITTYYDRNELTDSKTAVLHVEGCNPVVEEEVVVVEPNTGLEDITGRTPAVTVIPELESFDTIQDTTGYMVLLGGLVIVLTIVLILLLIKFVF